In Zingiber officinale cultivar Zhangliang chromosome 1A, Zo_v1.1, whole genome shotgun sequence, the DNA window CAGCGTGCTGCGGATCGGCTGCGCTTGCGCCCGCCCGAACAGCCTCATCTCCCACGCCTCCGTCGCCATGAACCTTTACTACCAGACCGCCGGCAGGCACTACTGGAACTGCTTCTTCAACGACTCCGCGCTGGTGACGACGACTGACCCCAGTGAGTCAATCGATCGAGTCGCTTTTTGATGTATCTATAATTAAATTGACGAATGCCATAGTTTTGTCTCTAACTAATTGCTCTGAATCATTTTGTCTGTTGCAGGCTTCGATAGCTGTGTTTATGCATACATCTGAAGGAGGAAGACTGGTCCAGTGGATGAATCTTTATTatatcaaagctcaaattaaaaaaatctcCACAAAGTGGTTCAATTCTGATTCAATGTGCTGATGAACATAGTTCATGTGAATCTAGCTGATAAAGGCATCTTTTACATATCGTAGAACATTATTGAAGTTAATTATAAGAATATTCCATAAGTaaaccctctctccctctctctctctctctgtcttttccctgttttttttttttttgcccttaAGTGAGAAAGGAAGCCCCGCCACCAGCACCATGCATGGGCACGAAGCCATGAAGCATTTGGCTCTGGCCGCCTTGAATGCTATCGTACGCCATCAGCTGCGACGACTGTTGCTGCTGACCGTAGTAATCGACTCCGCCGTCGTCCTCATCGTCCTCGACCACCGCTTTATGCTGAGCCTCTTTCATTACCGCCGCGGTGCACTGCCTGGGCTGGGTCTGGTAGAAGACCTTGGAGACCACCAGCTCGCCGTCCTTCTCCTCCTCGTCGACGCCTAGATGGTACTGGTGCATGATCCAGTTCGTCTTCTGGGGCTTCCGCTGCTTGCCGTAGTTGGTGTAGAGGACCAGGATCTTCTTGAACCCCTTCAGCCTACCGCCAGCGGCGCCGTACACCGGCCTCGTCTTCCCGGTCTTGTGCCACCGCGTCTCGCTCCCTTGCGCCTCCGGCGACGTGCTCTGCACCACCACCTTCCTCCTCTTCCGCGTCCCCGTCGTGTACGCACGCGAAGGCCGGTGGAAGAAGTGCCGTACCACACCGTCCTCGCTCACGCCTACAATTTTTCAAGATGAAACTCAACTAAATATGCGATTTTTTTTATTACTATTGATTTAGCTATAATAATTTAGAAATCAAATTCGTGTTCTTGCATAATTTGGTCAAAATGAATCTTGGACAACAAGTTTCGCAATTAATTAGTTGCCTGCTTTATGCCTCATTCACAACACGTGAAGCAACGTAGCTTCTGATATTTAACAAAGAacacaaaacataacaacattaaTACTGTTTTATACAAACAAAGTATCATGATTACTAAGGATTAATTTAATTATCACTGTTTAAGTATTAATTAATTACCGGGGAGTTTCTGAGGGTGTGTATAGCAGATACCGTCCTCCCCTTCAATCGTGGGGATGAACTCGTCGATGAGAGGATGAAGCCTCATCGCGTCCGCTCTCGCTTTGCTCTCCAAGTGCTCCAGCAATTCCTGATCCGTCGGATCAAACTTCACCCCCGCCGGCAGCCCCACCAACTCCTCCGCCGCCGTcgcccttcctcctcctcctccaccgccACCCTGAGTCATCCATCCGTTTTAATTGTCTAATTACGTGGAAACAGAGAGAATAAAAAGAGAGATCtttgaagagaagaagaaaacctGCGGCCGTGGGTCGTACTGGACGCGGAATCCACAGGAAGGGCAAGTGGCGAGTACTGTTCGCATCAGAACCACACTCGAAGAGCTCGAACTGTTGCTGCTTCTCTCCATATTCTCCATCTTGGATTGCACCATCTCATgtttctctctctctccctcttcttcttcttcttcttcttcttcttcttcttctccacggaTGAGAATGATAACCGAATGAAGCCAAGGCGGAGgttaaaggagaaaaagagagagaaaaaaagaaagaaaaagaaaacagtgaagaagaagaaaagaaaagggaaaaaaaaaagaagcttgTGCCTAGATCTCAAAGCTGTCCTGTGtatttctcttctctcttctccagtGGCTCTTCTGATCTCTACCTCTATTCCTGATCTACCTCAGGGAATTAAACCACAAAGGGAAAAGGAAATCAAGACAAAACAAAGGATAGCTATTTGTAGACGAAGGGAGAAGAGGGGAGGAGAGGTACACTTGAACAAGATAACTACAACTTGCTTTTGCTTGTCCCTTAAGCTTCGCCTTGCCATTATATAAGATATCAAATATGTGTAGCCTAATATTAATTAGTGTTATTTATATCTAGTGCTAATTAATTAGAGCTTAATTAGGAATGAGAAAACATATTGgataaggaaaattaaggaaataaaTTATAGAAATAAGAGGTAGAGGAATTGATGATTGAGTGGAGATGAGGCAAGGGCTGATTCGTGGAGGGACGTTTCACCTCACTGAATgagaaagagggagagggagagtgaGCTTCTTTAGCTCCGAGGTCAACCTTGAGTGTCTTCCAAGACATACCCCTTCACTCAACCATTTTGTATTAGGTGGTCTCTCACTCTATTCTTTTAAGTTTGTTTGCAATATGTACATAGGAGGCGAGCCTTATGCTCTACAAATTAGGGTTCACAATTGGAAGCACCCGCATCTAATCGTTTACAATGGATTCAAACATCACTTTGGATTTGGTACATATGACAAAGCTCTTATAGACAAATGATTGTTAAAAAGGACAACCCTATACATGAAATATCAACTTTTTATTATTGCGCCAAAAGCTTCCTTTTATATTCTATTTatacaactatatatatatattaatatactattttttatatttactttttgaaatttttttttactaatatgTCATtgtcaaactttttttttttatagatattttgtttcttttttgaaACATTAACAAAATTATCTTTTAAGCAATGCAAAATCCTAAGGAGAGATGAATAACCtaccaattaaaattaaaatttctctcgcTATTGATCTTAGTAaggatataattaattaaaaataataaaaacaataactaaaaagaagagacaaagatttatttggtttgcaactggagaggttgctaatccaaggcgatgaaaaacTCCACTAAAGGATCTTCTTTTGACAAAGACGGAGTAGTTTTTTACAATCGTTAAAATTACAAACTTTAAAAACAGAAAGACAATTAGAGTACTTAGTGTGTTATACAAAGCTTCGAGAATTAGGgttctatttatagtccactagtTAAATTAGTTGTTTGCTGACGTGGCAGatctcgggcgcctggacccgaTCTGAGTGCATCGATATGGTCGCCTCAATTCACTCCGCAATGGCTCTTCATCAATGACTTATCGGCTTCCTAGCGTCTGGATCCGGTTTGGGCGCCTGGAGTCTGCTAACGTGGATTCCAACTCTGATCCTCTTCGCAAGGGGATGCTGATATGGTTGAGATATCTCAAGCACTTGGACCTAGTTCGGGCACCTAGACAGAGTCAACTCAAGTTGACTTGTCTagttgcttgggtgatcttctAGTCATCTAAAGTTGAGTTCACTTGAACTccactccgaccttctccttgagcaatgttcctcccggcttctcgtccctcgaaagcgCTCCGCTGGTGTACTTTTCCGTAGCTCCTCGCCCCTCGAATGCACTGCGTCCGTCGACTCActttctgtgtcatccttcttactcactgcgtcttccgctcgacttcctgtattcTTAAGTCTCTACACATTTAGACATAAGACATTAAATCGTAGAATCTAACTTATCTTGGTTAATTACATCAAAACTCATCCAAGGTATTTACAATCCCtctctttttgatatgcatcaacccaagttaaattaggattaaaacaaataataaaataatttt includes these proteins:
- the LOC122037876 gene encoding NAC domain-containing protein 73-like isoform X2; translated protein: MVQSKMENMERSSNSSSSSSVVLMRTVLATCPSCGFRVQYDPRPQGGGGGGGGRATAAEELVGLPAGVKFDPTDQELLEHLESKARADAMRLHPLIDEFIPTIEGEDGVSEDGVVRHFFHRPSRAYTTGTRKRRKVVVQSTSPEAQGSETRWHKTGKTRPVYGAAGGRLKGFKKILVLYTNYGKQRKPQKTNWIMHQYHLGVDEEEKDGELVVSKVFYQTQPRQCTAAVMKEAQHKAVVEDDEDDGGVDYYGQQQQSSQLMAYDSIQGGQSQMLHGFVPMHGAGGGASFLT
- the LOC122037876 gene encoding NAC domain-containing protein 73-like isoform X1, which encodes MVQSKMENMERSSNSSSSSSVVLMRTVLATCPSCGFRVQYDPRPQGGGGGGGGRATAAEELVGLPAGVKFDPTDQELLEHLESKARADAMRLHPLIDEFIPTIEGEDGICYTHPQKLPGVSEDGVVRHFFHRPSRAYTTGTRKRRKVVVQSTSPEAQGSETRWHKTGKTRPVYGAAGGRLKGFKKILVLYTNYGKQRKPQKTNWIMHQYHLGVDEEEKDGELVVSKVFYQTQPRQCTAAVMKEAQHKAVVEDDEDDGGVDYYGQQQQSSQLMAYDSIQGGQSQMLHGFVPMHGAGGGASFLT